One Chryseobacterium indoltheticum DNA segment encodes these proteins:
- the hutG gene encoding formimidoylglutamase yields the protein MIWQGRLDGEELLHHRIFQRVKEENNYDTISTNDFVLHGFAVDEGVRRNKGRQGAKDAPDVIRKNMSNFPVIRPDFSLLDFGNITCEDGNLENARNELAKNVSKVLLKGGKSLVLGGGHEVTFGHYRGVRTAFQEQKIGIINFDAHFDNRQPEDGIGGSSGTGFWQIAQEGEINSLHIGIQRNSNTLKLFDTAHQFGMKYILADELFFENLPSIYERVNELAESVDFLYVTICMDVFNAAIAPGVSASAYNGIFADSAFMHLYRHILKNEKLIALDIAEVNPSFDIQDHTARLAASLANEWFMI from the coding sequence ATGATTTGGCAAGGAAGATTAGACGGTGAAGAACTGCTTCATCACAGAATATTTCAGAGAGTAAAAGAAGAGAATAATTACGATACTATTTCAACTAATGATTTCGTTTTACACGGATTTGCCGTTGATGAAGGTGTTCGCAGAAATAAAGGAAGACAAGGTGCAAAAGATGCTCCGGATGTGATCAGAAAAAATATGAGCAATTTTCCGGTGATTCGTCCGGATTTTTCACTTCTTGATTTTGGAAATATTACCTGTGAAGACGGAAATCTGGAAAATGCACGGAATGAACTGGCGAAAAATGTTTCTAAAGTTTTGCTAAAAGGAGGTAAATCGTTGGTTCTTGGTGGAGGCCATGAAGTCACATTTGGCCATTATCGCGGTGTGAGAACTGCCTTTCAGGAACAGAAAATTGGGATTATCAATTTTGATGCTCATTTTGATAACAGACAGCCTGAAGATGGGATAGGAGGAAGCTCGGGAACAGGTTTTTGGCAAATTGCTCAGGAAGGCGAGATCAATTCTTTACATATAGGAATCCAGAGAAATTCGAATACGCTAAAACTTTTTGATACCGCACACCAATTTGGGATGAAATATATCTTGGCGGATGAATTGTTTTTCGAAAACCTTCCGTCAATATATGAAAGAGTCAATGAATTGGCAGAGTCGGTCGACTTTCTTTATGTAACGATTTGTATGGATGTCTTTAATGCGGCCATTGCGCCGGGTGTTTCTGCTTCGGCTTACAACGGGATTTTTGCAGATTCAGCATTCATGCATTTGTACAGACATATTCTTAAAAATGAAAAACTAATTGCTTTAGATATTGCAGAAGTTAACCCCAGTTTTGATATTCAGGATCATACCGCAAGATTGGCTGCAAGTCTGGCGAACGAATGGTTTATGATTTAG
- the pyk gene encoding pyruvate kinase: MNKYLKKTKIIATLGPASSSKEVMLGLMRAGVDVFRINFSHADYDLVRSNIEIIRDLNKEYGYSVSILGDLQGPKLRVGVVKEGSYLNPGDILTFTNEKIEGDSTKVYMTYQQFPQDVNVGERILIDDGKLLLEVIETNKIDTVKAKTIQGGPLSSKKGVNLPNTNVSLPALTEKDIQDANFMLDMEVDWIALSFVRHAQDIIDLKELIKKHPNGKFKTPIIAKIEKPEGVKNIDQILLECDGLMVARGDLGVEVPMEEVPAIQKNLVERARFYSKPVIIATQMMETMINSLTPTRAEVNDVANSVLDGADAVMLSGETSVGRYPVQVVENMAKIVKNIEMTSFYQNKNEPMEKDYNCIDERFITNRVCLAAVRIAKSTNVAAIVTLTSSGYTAFQLSAHRPNSHIIVYSGNKRVITMLNLLWGVRAYYYDMNKPTDETIIQVNMLTHNHGYIETGDFVININATPSYEGGKTNTLRLTTI; encoded by the coding sequence ATGAATAAGTATTTAAAGAAGACAAAAATTATTGCAACACTAGGACCTGCTTCCTCTTCAAAGGAAGTAATGTTGGGATTGATGAGAGCGGGTGTTGACGTTTTTAGAATTAACTTTTCTCACGCCGACTACGATTTAGTTCGTTCCAATATAGAAATTATTAGAGATCTTAATAAAGAATACGGTTATTCCGTAAGTATTTTAGGAGATTTACAAGGTCCAAAATTAAGAGTGGGCGTTGTAAAAGAAGGTTCTTACCTTAATCCGGGAGACATTCTTACGTTTACAAACGAAAAAATTGAAGGAGATTCTACTAAAGTTTATATGACTTATCAGCAGTTTCCCCAGGATGTAAATGTGGGTGAAAGAATCCTTATTGATGACGGAAAACTACTTTTGGAGGTTATTGAAACCAACAAAATAGATACCGTAAAAGCAAAAACAATTCAAGGTGGACCTTTGAGTTCTAAAAAAGGAGTAAACCTTCCCAATACCAACGTTTCTCTTCCAGCTTTGACGGAAAAAGATATTCAGGATGCCAATTTCATGTTGGATATGGAGGTTGACTGGATCGCTTTATCATTTGTTCGTCACGCACAGGATATTATTGATTTGAAGGAATTAATAAAAAAACATCCAAACGGAAAATTCAAAACGCCGATCATTGCTAAAATTGAAAAACCGGAAGGTGTAAAAAATATCGATCAGATTCTATTGGAATGTGACGGTTTGATGGTTGCACGTGGAGATCTAGGCGTAGAAGTTCCTATGGAAGAAGTTCCTGCGATTCAGAAAAATCTGGTTGAAAGAGCAAGATTCTACTCAAAACCTGTAATTATCGCAACTCAGATGATGGAAACGATGATAAACAGTTTAACACCTACAAGAGCTGAAGTAAATGACGTTGCCAACTCTGTACTAGACGGAGCTGATGCGGTAATGCTTTCAGGTGAAACTTCTGTTGGTAGATATCCTGTACAAGTAGTTGAAAACATGGCGAAAATTGTGAAGAATATTGAAATGACAAGTTTCTATCAGAACAAAAACGAGCCTATGGAAAAAGATTATAACTGTATTGACGAACGTTTCATTACAAACAGAGTTTGTCTTGCAGCAGTAAGAATTGCAAAAAGTACCAATGTTGCTGCAATTGTAACGCTTACAAGTTCTGGTTATACAGCATTCCAGTTATCGGCACACAGACCAAACTCTCACATCATTGTTTACAGTGGAAACAAGAGAGTCATTACAATGCTTAATTTACTTTGGGGAGTTCGTGCATATTATTATGATATGAACAAACCTACGGATGAAACCATCATTCAGGTAAATATGTTGACGCACAATCACGGTTATATTGAAACCGGAGATTTTGTAATCAACATCAACGCAACGCCGTCTTACGAAGGTGGCAAAACAAATACATTGAGATTAACAACAATTTAA
- a CDS encoding IPExxxVDY family protein, with product MEIQKLYDLDDIEFEDIAIALVRLVKHIPDHEFFFKINQYNDLKFSRINDLVYHGTHYDFYFPRFEGYHKYTKTCFTFISNRSSESSQKKLQTELFAEEENIKFLLNNHPDVEYILHSSEQFPDFSVILLAENLAFPIQDYNLSSEEELYQIIQYYE from the coding sequence TTGGAAATCCAAAAACTTTATGATCTTGATGATATAGAATTTGAAGATATTGCCATAGCCTTGGTAAGATTAGTCAAACATATACCAGATCATGAGTTTTTTTTTAAGATCAATCAATACAACGATCTAAAATTTTCGCGAATAAATGATCTTGTTTATCATGGGACTCATTATGACTTTTATTTTCCACGGTTTGAAGGCTATCATAAGTACACCAAGACCTGCTTTACATTTATCTCTAACCGATCTTCAGAAAGTAGTCAAAAAAAACTACAAACTGAACTCTTCGCAGAAGAAGAAAACATTAAATTTTTATTAAATAATCATCCAGATGTAGAATATATTCTGCACAGTTCGGAACAGTTTCCTGATTTTTCCGTAATTTTGCTGGCTGAAAATCTTGCGTTTCCGATTCAAGATTACAATTTGAGTTCTGAAGAAGAACTCTATCAAATAATACAGTATTATGAATAA
- a CDS encoding DUF695 domain-containing protein translates to MGILNKIFGKNEEKEESEIMTYKDFWDWFITKEKEFFQIIKSQNNIEANFFDVIAPKLKEINSGYYFLAGMSDDAIAELIITVEGDIKNIVFAEEIIAAAPLLNHWKFTALKPEMNLTSGIEMDGKKFSSENIFFYENEIEGYPDEIDITFVYENTIDENKDSVVTGVCVFLDNFLGELNFATQIDTFNVIDKSDAQKELVPVTKLKDFLSWREREFTEKYKNVKNFDEEDRFSVFEATLKNGLPLIATINTSLLNYDSKASYPWISILKVQYDGANNNRLPEKKDYEKLSDIEEKIIEELKIEDGHLYIGRENADNLKESYFASKDFRKPSKVLKKAMENYPEYKMTLEIYKDKYWQSFERYNVNQN, encoded by the coding sequence ATGGGAATTTTAAATAAAATTTTCGGTAAAAATGAAGAGAAGGAAGAATCCGAAATCATGACGTATAAAGATTTTTGGGATTGGTTTATAACTAAAGAGAAAGAATTTTTTCAGATTATAAAAAGCCAGAATAATATCGAAGCCAATTTTTTTGATGTTATAGCACCAAAGCTTAAGGAGATTAATAGCGGATATTATTTCCTTGCAGGAATGAGCGATGATGCTATCGCGGAACTAATTATTACGGTAGAAGGTGATATTAAAAATATAGTTTTTGCTGAAGAGATTATTGCGGCAGCTCCATTACTTAACCATTGGAAATTTACTGCACTGAAACCTGAAATGAATCTTACAAGCGGAATTGAAATGGACGGGAAGAAATTTTCAAGTGAAAATATTTTCTTCTACGAAAATGAAATCGAAGGTTACCCAGACGAAATAGACATCACTTTTGTCTACGAAAATACAATTGATGAAAACAAAGATTCCGTTGTGACAGGAGTCTGCGTTTTTCTGGATAATTTTTTAGGTGAGCTGAATTTTGCCACTCAAATTGATACCTTTAATGTAATTGATAAGAGTGATGCTCAAAAAGAATTGGTACCGGTTACGAAACTGAAAGACTTTTTGTCTTGGCGAGAAAGAGAGTTTACAGAGAAATATAAAAATGTGAAAAACTTTGATGAAGAAGATCGGTTTTCTGTTTTTGAAGCCACTTTAAAAAACGGTTTACCTCTTATTGCGACAATCAATACGTCTTTGTTAAACTATGATTCTAAAGCTTCATATCCGTGGATTTCTATTTTGAAAGTTCAGTATGACGGAGCCAATAATAACAGACTTCCGGAAAAGAAAGATTACGAAAAGCTAAGCGATATAGAGGAAAAGATTATCGAAGAATTGAAGATCGAAGACGGTCATCTATACATAGGAAGAGAAAATGCAGACAATTTGAAAGAGAGTTATTTTGCAAGCAAAGATTTCAGAAAACCTTCAAAAGTTTTGAAAAAAGCAATGGAGAATTATCCTGAATATAAAATGACACTCGAAATTTATAAAGACAAATATTGGCAGAGTTTTGAACGCTATAATGTAAATCAAAATTAA
- the fabF gene encoding beta-ketoacyl-ACP synthase II, which produces MELKRVVVTGFGAITPVGNNANEYWESLLKGESGAAPITLFDATNFKTKFACEVKNFNPLDHFDKKEAKKMDRNTQLGMVAAREAVSHSRIMEDNVDKNRVGVIWGSGIGGLETFETEVLGWANTDIPRFNPFFIPKMIADITPGHISIEYGFHGPNYTTVSACASSANALIDSKMLIQLGKADVIVCGGSEAAVTASGVGGFNAMMALSTRNDDPTTASRPFDKDRDGFVLGEGAGTIILEEYEHAVKRGATIYAELLGGGMSADAHHMTAPHPEGLGAYLVMKNCLEDAGLTADEVDHINMHGTSTPLGDIAESSAISRLLGEHAYDIQINSTKSMTGHLLGAAGVIEAIAALGTIIHGIVPPTINHFTDDENIDSRLNFTFNNAVKKDVKVAMSNTFGFGGHNACVLFKKI; this is translated from the coding sequence ATGGAATTAAAAAGAGTAGTTGTAACTGGTTTTGGCGCAATAACACCCGTCGGTAATAATGCGAATGAATACTGGGAAAGTCTTTTAAAAGGCGAGAGCGGTGCCGCTCCGATTACTCTTTTTGATGCCACAAACTTTAAGACGAAGTTCGCTTGCGAGGTGAAAAACTTCAATCCATTAGACCATTTCGATAAGAAAGAAGCTAAAAAAATGGATAGAAACACCCAGCTTGGGATGGTTGCTGCAAGAGAAGCAGTGAGCCATTCAAGAATCATGGAAGACAATGTTGATAAAAACAGAGTCGGAGTGATCTGGGGATCAGGAATTGGTGGTTTAGAAACTTTCGAAACCGAAGTTTTGGGTTGGGCAAATACAGACATTCCAAGATTTAACCCTTTCTTTATTCCTAAAATGATTGCGGACATTACCCCGGGACATATTTCTATTGAATATGGTTTCCACGGTCCCAATTATACTACAGTTTCTGCTTGTGCATCATCAGCAAACGCATTAATTGATTCTAAAATGCTTATTCAGCTTGGCAAAGCAGACGTTATCGTTTGTGGAGGATCTGAAGCTGCCGTTACGGCAAGTGGCGTTGGAGGATTTAATGCAATGATGGCACTTTCTACAAGAAATGATGATCCCACAACAGCTTCAAGACCTTTTGATAAAGACCGAGACGGTTTTGTTTTAGGCGAAGGTGCGGGTACTATTATTCTTGAAGAATACGAACACGCTGTGAAGCGTGGTGCAACAATCTATGCAGAATTATTGGGTGGCGGTATGAGTGCAGATGCACATCACATGACGGCGCCTCATCCTGAAGGTTTAGGAGCTTATTTAGTAATGAAAAATTGTCTTGAAGATGCAGGTTTAACTGCTGATGAAGTAGATCACATCAATATGCATGGTACATCTACTCCATTAGGGGATATTGCAGAATCTAGCGCAATTTCAAGATTATTGGGTGAGCATGCTTACGACATTCAGATTAATTCTACAAAATCAATGACGGGTCACCTACTGGGTGCAGCCGGAGTTATTGAAGCAATTGCTGCTTTAGGAACTATTATTCATGGTATTGTTCCTCCTACAATCAACCATTTTACTGATGATGAGAACATCGACAGCAGATTAAATTTCACATTTAATAACGCTGTAAAAAAAGATGTAAAAGTTGCCATGAGTAATACTTTTGGATTTGGTGGGCACAATGCTTGCGTTCTTTTTAAGAAAATCTAA
- a CDS encoding aldehyde dehydrogenase family protein, with protein MENLIENKLLKADEAFQEWKKVPFEEKQKLIAKAAEIFKNKSEVFGELITNEMNKPISQAISEVEKCALMMNYYADAQNILRPEKIESEYEISEIHYVPKGVILGVMPWNFPFWQVLRFATPAILAGNTVVLKHASICFGSGNAIEKVFVEAGFPEGVFQNLEVGHGDVKEILEYKTIKGVSLTGSEKAGAEVAATAGKNIKKSLLELGGSDAFIVLDDADLDEAAKVGALARLQNCGQTCVAAKRFIIQREVEFDFLPKFIEEYKKYVPADPILKETKLGGMARPDLADDLEKQYQKALDHGAEAIIPLERISENEFIPGLIRVEEGNPILQEELFGPLGMVLIAHNDEEALEIANNIPFGLSNSVWTKNEERQQFFIDGLESGTVNINRMTSSDPRFPFGGTKSSGYGTELSLLALKEFVTAKTILGK; from the coding sequence ATGGAAAATTTAATAGAAAACAAGCTGTTAAAAGCTGACGAGGCTTTTCAGGAATGGAAAAAAGTTCCGTTTGAAGAAAAGCAAAAACTTATTGCAAAAGCTGCCGAAATTTTTAAGAATAAATCAGAAGTCTTTGGTGAATTGATTACCAATGAAATGAATAAACCCATTTCACAAGCTATTTCGGAGGTTGAGAAATGTGCGTTAATGATGAATTATTATGCGGATGCTCAAAATATTTTAAGACCTGAAAAAATAGAATCTGAATATGAAATTTCAGAAATTCATTATGTTCCGAAAGGAGTAATCTTGGGAGTGATGCCTTGGAATTTCCCTTTTTGGCAGGTTTTAAGATTTGCAACACCCGCAATTTTAGCTGGAAATACAGTGGTTTTAAAACACGCATCCATCTGTTTCGGAAGCGGAAATGCGATAGAAAAAGTTTTTGTTGAAGCCGGTTTTCCTGAAGGAGTTTTCCAGAATCTTGAAGTGGGTCATGGTGACGTGAAAGAAATTTTAGAATATAAAACTATTAAAGGGGTAAGTCTTACAGGAAGCGAAAAAGCCGGTGCTGAAGTCGCTGCAACCGCGGGAAAAAATATCAAAAAATCTCTGCTTGAATTAGGTGGAAGTGATGCTTTTATCGTTTTGGATGATGCTGATTTGGATGAAGCAGCTAAAGTAGGAGCTTTGGCACGATTACAAAATTGCGGACAAACCTGTGTTGCAGCAAAAAGATTTATTATCCAAAGAGAAGTAGAGTTTGATTTTCTTCCAAAATTCATTGAAGAATATAAAAAATATGTTCCTGCAGATCCGATATTGAAAGAAACAAAATTGGGCGGTATGGCAAGACCTGATCTGGCAGATGATCTTGAAAAACAATATCAGAAAGCATTAGATCACGGTGCTGAAGCTATTATTCCTCTTGAAAGGATTTCTGAAAATGAATTTATTCCGGGATTGATCAGAGTGGAAGAAGGAAATCCTATTTTACAGGAAGAATTATTCGGTCCATTGGGCATGGTGCTGATTGCTCATAATGATGAAGAGGCATTAGAAATTGCCAATAATATTCCGTTTGGGTTATCCAATTCGGTATGGACGAAAAATGAAGAACGTCAGCAATTTTTTATTGATGGTTTAGAATCGGGAACAGTAAATATCAACAGAATGACAAGTTCTGACCCACGTTTTCCTTTTGGCGGAACCAAATCTTCAGGATATGGAACCGAGCTTTCTTTGTTGGCTTTAAAAGAGTTTGTGACAGCGAAAACAATATTGGGGAAATAG
- the ruvB gene encoding Holliday junction branch migration DNA helicase RuvB, with protein MPDFLHPDKDNFSHEELMQEEQIRPQSFKDFAGQRKTLENLEVFVTAAKRRGGALDHVLLHGPPGLGKTTLANIIANELGVSCKITSGPVLDKPGSLAGLLTNLEENDVLFIDEIHRLSPVVEEYLYSAMEDYKIDIMLETGPNARSVQIGLNPFTLVGATTRSGMLTKPMLARFGIQSRLEYYTIELLSTIIIRSARVLGVKIYEDAAIEIARRSRGTPRIANALLRRVRDFAEIKGDGEIEIGITKYALNSLNVDEFGLDEMDNKIMRVMIENFKGKPVGISALATSIAENPETLEEVYEPFLIQEGFIIRTPRGREVTEKAYKHLNIAVPRNPGELF; from the coding sequence ATGCCCGATTTTTTACATCCAGATAAAGACAATTTTTCCCACGAAGAGCTCATGCAGGAAGAGCAGATTCGTCCGCAGAGTTTTAAGGATTTCGCCGGACAGCGAAAAACCCTGGAAAATCTTGAAGTTTTTGTTACCGCTGCCAAAAGACGTGGCGGAGCGCTCGATCATGTTTTGCTGCATGGTCCTCCCGGTTTGGGAAAAACAACTTTAGCAAATATTATTGCGAACGAGCTTGGCGTAAGCTGCAAAATTACATCAGGTCCGGTTTTGGATAAACCCGGAAGTTTGGCAGGATTACTGACTAATCTGGAAGAAAACGATGTACTATTCATTGATGAAATTCACCGTTTATCGCCTGTAGTTGAAGAATATCTCTATTCTGCAATGGAAGATTATAAAATCGATATTATGCTGGAAACCGGCCCGAATGCAAGAAGTGTTCAGATCGGATTAAATCCTTTCACATTGGTCGGAGCAACGACCAGAAGCGGAATGCTGACCAAACCAATGTTGGCGAGATTTGGTATTCAAAGCAGGTTGGAATATTATACGATTGAACTTTTGTCTACCATTATTATCCGAAGTGCAAGAGTTTTGGGCGTTAAAATTTATGAAGATGCCGCCATTGAAATCGCAAGAAGAAGCCGCGGAACGCCAAGAATTGCCAATGCACTTTTAAGAAGAGTTCGTGATTTTGCAGAAATAAAAGGAGACGGTGAAATCGAAATAGGAATCACCAAATATGCTCTAAATTCTTTAAATGTAGATGAATTCGGATTGGATGAGATGGATAATAAAATCATGCGTGTAATGATTGAGAATTTTAAAGGAAAACCTGTAGGGATTTCCGCATTGGCAACATCTATTGCGGAAAATCCGGAAACATTGGAGGAAGTTTATGAACCTTTTTTAATTCAGGAAGGATTTATTATCAGAACTCCAAGAGGGAGAGAAGTTACGGAGAAAGCGTATAAACATCTGAATATTGCGGTACCTAGAAATCCCGGTGAGCTTTTTTAA
- a CDS encoding acyl carrier protein — protein MSDIASRVKAIIADKLDVEETEVTPEASFTNDLGADSLDTVELIMEFEKEFNIQIPDDQAEKITTVGHAIAYIEEVVNK, from the coding sequence ATGTCAGACATTGCATCAAGAGTAAAAGCTATCATCGCTGATAAGCTTGACGTTGAAGAAACAGAAGTAACTCCTGAGGCTAGCTTCACAAATGATTTAGGAGCAGACTCACTAGATACAGTTGAGTTAATCATGGAATTTGAAAAAGAATTTAACATTCAAATCCCTGATGACCAAGCTGAAAAAATTACTACTGTAGGGCACGCTATCGCTTATATAGAAGAAGTAGTAAATAAATAA
- the hutI gene encoding imidazolonepropionase has translation MKLIGPFKQVVTLANLPLRGKLSDEQLEIIVDGGILINENTIQKIGNFETLKSENQNIEIEYVEDEQIVLPAFVDSHTHICFGGNRANDFAMRNAGKTYLEIAESGGGIWSSVQHTRSASEEDLLKTLLERIDFLISLGITTIEVKSGYGLDVENELKMLRMIKKAQEQTKATLVPTCLSAHLKPRDFSGSNEDYLNYILTEILPKVKEENLAKRVDIFIEKSAFQPEESKVFLRKTKDLGFEITVHADQFTPGSSRIAVEVGAKSADHLEATIDEDIEFLAQSETVATALPGASLGLGEKFTPARKLLDAGAIVAIASDWNPGSAPMGNLITQASILATFEKLTTAEVLAGMTFRSAFGLGLEDRGQLKSGLKADFVTYKTNNFQNVLYNQGSLKADSVYIDGAKI, from the coding sequence ATGAAACTTATAGGCCCTTTCAAGCAAGTTGTAACACTTGCCAATCTTCCTTTAAGAGGAAAACTTTCTGACGAACAACTCGAAATTATTGTTGATGGCGGAATTTTAATTAATGAAAATACAATTCAGAAAATAGGAAATTTCGAAACCTTAAAATCTGAAAATCAAAATATAGAGATTGAATATGTAGAAGACGAGCAAATCGTACTTCCTGCGTTTGTAGATTCTCATACTCATATCTGTTTTGGCGGAAACCGTGCTAATGATTTTGCTATGCGAAATGCCGGGAAAACTTATCTTGAAATCGCCGAAAGTGGGGGCGGAATCTGGAGCTCAGTACAACATACACGAAGCGCTTCGGAAGAAGATTTATTAAAAACTTTACTGGAACGAATAGACTTTTTAATTTCTCTTGGAATTACAACTATTGAAGTAAAAAGTGGTTATGGTTTGGATGTTGAAAACGAGCTGAAAATGCTTCGGATGATTAAAAAAGCTCAGGAACAGACAAAGGCTACTTTAGTGCCAACTTGTCTTTCAGCGCATTTAAAACCTAGAGATTTTTCGGGTAGCAATGAAGACTATTTAAATTATATTTTAACCGAAATTTTACCAAAAGTAAAAGAAGAAAACCTTGCAAAACGAGTAGATATTTTTATTGAAAAATCTGCTTTTCAGCCAGAGGAAAGTAAAGTATTTTTGCGTAAAACTAAAGACTTAGGTTTTGAAATTACCGTTCATGCAGACCAGTTTACACCGGGAAGTTCCAGAATCGCTGTTGAAGTTGGCGCGAAATCTGCAGACCATCTCGAAGCTACAATTGATGAAGATATTGAGTTCTTGGCACAATCTGAAACCGTGGCGACCGCTTTACCAGGGGCTAGTTTAGGTTTAGGTGAAAAATTTACTCCTGCCAGAAAATTATTGGATGCAGGTGCTATTGTTGCCATTGCAAGTGACTGGAACCCAGGTTCGGCACCGATGGGAAATTTAATTACACAGGCCTCAATTTTAGCAACATTTGAAAAGTTAACCACTGCAGAAGTTTTAGCAGGAATGACATTCCGTTCTGCTTTTGGATTAGGCTTGGAAGACAGAGGGCAACTGAAGTCAGGATTAAAGGCCGACTTTGTAACGTATAAAACCAACAATTTCCAGAATGTTCTTTATAATCAGGGGAGCTTGAAGGCTGATAGTGTTTATATCGACGGAGCTAAGATTTAA
- the rnc gene encoding ribonuclease III: protein MELQKYFSKFLIKKRKRQLTERDYFLSTELNKILGIEVQNVSFYREAFSIKTSSKNQESNYERLEFLGDSVLGTIVSCHLFQTYPKANEGYMTQMKSKIVNRKNLNKLGEDLKLTDLLQKNNHAVALGENISGNLFEALIGAVYLDFQYEICKKIVLDRLLTPTEINKLENKIVSYKGLLLEWSQKKKLNIKYETCEEIQVNKSVVFRCHVWLGSEKISNAAETSKKKAEEKAAQRAFYILNKKENILGNPKTL from the coding sequence ATGGAGTTACAGAAATACTTTTCTAAATTCCTTATCAAAAAAAGAAAAAGACAACTTACGGAAAGAGACTATTTCCTGAGCACAGAACTAAATAAAATTTTAGGGATTGAGGTTCAAAATGTCAGCTTTTACCGTGAAGCTTTTTCAATTAAAACATCTTCTAAAAATCAGGAAAGCAACTATGAAAGGCTTGAGTTTTTAGGAGATTCTGTTTTGGGTACAATTGTTTCGTGCCATCTGTTTCAAACTTATCCTAAAGCAAATGAAGGATATATGACACAGATGAAATCTAAAATTGTAAATAGGAAGAATCTTAATAAATTAGGAGAAGATTTAAAGCTTACCGATCTTTTACAAAAAAATAATCATGCTGTCGCTTTAGGAGAAAACATTTCAGGAAATCTCTTTGAAGCGTTAATTGGTGCTGTTTATTTGGACTTCCAATACGAAATTTGCAAAAAAATCGTTTTGGATAGACTTCTTACGCCAACAGAAATCAATAAGCTTGAGAATAAAATTGTAAGCTACAAAGGTCTTTTGCTGGAATGGAGCCAGAAAAAGAAACTGAATATAAAGTACGAAACCTGTGAAGAAATTCAGGTAAACAAATCAGTCGTCTTCCGATGTCATGTATGGCTGGGAAGCGAAAAAATTTCGAATGCCGCAGAAACTTCAAAGAAAAAAGCAGAAGAAAAAGCTGCACAAAGAGCATTTTATATTTTAAATAAAAAAGAAAATATACTTGGAAATCCAAAAACTTTATGA
- a CDS encoding HU family DNA-binding protein — protein sequence MPITFNVIQKRNPQDPDAPQKFYADIVGNGETTLADLAKYASTVSTVSKADILAVLESTFSKIADDVADGKIVYVGEYFTLQAGGSSEGRDTAAEVNSSSIESVRTIFRPGKMIKDALKLSTFQKKG from the coding sequence ATGCCTATTACATTCAACGTTATTCAAAAAAGAAATCCCCAAGATCCTGATGCGCCACAGAAATTTTACGCCGATATTGTAGGCAACGGAGAGACCACTCTTGCAGATCTCGCCAAATATGCTTCTACAGTTTCCACCGTATCGAAAGCTGATATTCTTGCTGTATTAGAAAGTACATTTTCTAAAATTGCCGATGATGTAGCAGACGGGAAAATTGTTTATGTAGGAGAATATTTTACCTTACAGGCAGGCGGTTCCAGTGAAGGAAGAGATACTGCAGCAGAAGTAAATTCTTCTAGCATAGAAAGTGTGAGAACAATATTCCGTCCGGGAAAGATGATTAAAGATGCACTGAAACTCTCTACATTTCAGAAGAAAGGATAA